The genome window CTTCGACCACGTGAACCTGCACGGGGAGTTCGCGGAGCTGGAGCTCGGGGGACGCCGGTGCGCCCTTCACCATTTCGATGCCGTCGCCCGCGCCCTCGCCGCCGCGGGACGTTACGACGTCGTCTGCTTCGGCCACACCCACCGGGCCGAGATCACATCCACCGGTAGCACCCTCCTGGTGAATCCCGGAGAGCTCTTCGGCGGGCTCACGGGACGGTCGACGTTCGCCCTGTACGACACCCGATCGAGCGAGGCCGACCTGATGGAGGTCTGAGAAGGCG of Acidobacteriota bacterium contains these proteins:
- a CDS encoding metallophosphoesterase; this translates as MKVAVMSDIHDNLSALDRALARLDADVLLCCGDLCSPFVIDRIGRGFRGPIHVVFGNNDGDTFRISECARRFDHVNLHGEFAELELGGRRCALHHFDAVARALAAAGRYDVVCFGHTHRAEITSTGSTLLVNPGELFGGLTGRSTFALYDTRSSEADLMEV